A genomic window from Cricetulus griseus strain 17A/GY chromosome 4, alternate assembly CriGri-PICRH-1.0, whole genome shotgun sequence includes:
- the Acrv1 gene encoding LOW QUALITY PROTEIN: acrosomal protein SP-10 (The sequence of the model RefSeq protein was modified relative to this genomic sequence to represent the inferred CDS: inserted 2 bases in 1 codon) — protein sequence MKELIFLCLYLLGSARGAPPGQPDELLDSVDHQASVQQLSSEYFSLSNPSDAEALYETPSGEKGLTDHSSSEHESSEHTSGEHSSGEHTSGXQSSEHMTGKHMSGKHIIAEHITGEHITGEHTSVEHTSGEHTSGESEQSEVSEASTDQVSGEKTEEAGEAASETSGEKNEAMSTPFPSTSSGIAINCHTCAYMNDDGKCLRGEGVCTTQNSQQCMLKKIFEGGKLQFMVQGCENMCPSMNLFSHGTRMQIMCCRNEPLCNKT from the exons ATGAAGGAGTTAATCTTCCTGTGTCTTTATCTGCTTGGATCTGCCAGAG GAGCACCACCAGGTCAGCCTGATGAGCTCCTTGACTCTGTAGACCACCAAGCTTCTGTTCAGCAACTTTCAAGTGAGTATTTCTCACTCTCAAACCCTTCGGATGCCGAGGCTTTATATGAAACTCCTTCAGGTGAGAAAGGTCTGACAGATCATAGTTCAAGCGAACATGAATCAAGTGAGCATACTTCAGGAGAACACTCTTCAGGTGAGCATACTTCAGG ACAGTCTTCTGAACATATGACAGGTAAGCACATGTCAGGCAAGCATATTATAGCAGAACACATTACAGGAGAGCACATCACGGGCGAGCACACTTCCGTTGAGCACACTTCGGGCGAGCACACTTCGGGAGAATCTGAACAGTCAGAAGTTTCAGAAGCGTCAACTGATCAAGTTTCAGGTGAAAAGACTGAGGAAGCGGGCGAGGCTGCTAGCGAGACTTCAGGTGAAAAGAATGAAGCTATGAGTACACCATTTCCAAGCACATCTTCAG GTATAGCAATAAATTGCCACACGTGTGCTTATATGAACGATGATGGAAAATGTCTTCGTGGAGAAGGAGTATGCACCACTCAAAATTCCCAGCAGTGCATGTTAAAGAAGATCTTTGAAG GTGGAAAACTCCAGTTCATGGTTCAAGGGTGTGAGAACATGTGCCCATCTATGAACCTCTTCTCTCATGGAACAAGAATGCAAATTATGTGCTGTCGGAATGAACCTCTCTGCAACAAGACCTAG